The following proteins are encoded in a genomic region of Hoeflea phototrophica DFL-43:
- a CDS encoding thiamine pyrophosphate-dependent enzyme, with product MTRMTTGEVMAKSLIANGVDTVFGIPSAHMYDFNDAIAREAESIRFIHTRHEQGAGYMAYGYAKSTGRVGTYTVVPGPGLLNSGAALCTAYGGNAPVMCLTGNIMSHLIGQGRGQLHELPDHLGTLKGLTKWAERINHPAEAGAVMNEGFRQMLSGRQRPVGIEAPWDVFGMAADVDMPEAAQPVAAPRPDPEVVEKAAALIREAKNPMIMLGSGAIGAEAEVAELARLLQAPVTAHRSGKGILADDDPLALLPPAAWHYWQTCDLLIGIGSRLELQYFRWRWMPEGLKVVRVDIDPTEMVRLKPDVGLVTESAAGIRALIDELKGLPERSSREAELGKLKADAAEALSSVQPQEGYLRVIRDVLPRDGFFVEEVSQVGFTARMCFPVYAARQYVTCGYQDNLGFGFNTALGVKVANPDKVVISVSGDGGFMFGVQELATAKQFGIAVVAIVFNNSAYGNVRRDQQTVYGNRLLGADLENPDFVALAQSFGVMAMKADSPEDLRGKLAEAVQANEPVVIEVSIPRGSDTSPWPFIHPAPLK from the coding sequence ATGACCCGCATGACCACCGGCGAAGTAATGGCCAAATCGCTCATAGCCAATGGCGTGGATACCGTCTTCGGTATTCCCAGCGCGCATATGTATGATTTCAACGACGCGATTGCCCGCGAAGCGGAGAGCATCCGGTTCATTCATACCCGCCATGAGCAGGGCGCGGGGTACATGGCCTATGGCTATGCGAAATCCACCGGACGGGTGGGGACCTACACGGTGGTGCCGGGACCCGGTCTTCTGAATTCCGGCGCTGCGCTGTGTACCGCCTATGGCGGCAATGCGCCGGTGATGTGCCTGACCGGCAACATCATGTCGCATCTGATCGGGCAGGGCAGGGGGCAACTGCATGAATTGCCCGATCATCTCGGTACGCTCAAGGGGCTGACCAAATGGGCCGAGCGGATCAATCATCCGGCGGAAGCGGGTGCCGTTATGAATGAAGGCTTCAGGCAGATGCTGTCCGGCCGCCAGCGGCCTGTCGGCATCGAGGCGCCGTGGGATGTGTTCGGCATGGCGGCGGATGTCGACATGCCCGAAGCGGCGCAGCCGGTTGCCGCGCCGCGGCCCGATCCTGAAGTCGTTGAAAAGGCCGCGGCGCTGATCCGCGAGGCGAAAAACCCGATGATCATGCTCGGCTCCGGCGCCATCGGCGCGGAAGCCGAAGTGGCCGAGCTCGCCCGTTTGCTGCAGGCGCCGGTGACCGCGCACCGTTCGGGCAAGGGCATCCTGGCCGATGATGATCCGCTCGCGCTACTGCCGCCAGCCGCCTGGCACTACTGGCAGACCTGCGATCTGCTGATCGGCATCGGCTCGCGGCTGGAACTGCAGTATTTCCGCTGGCGCTGGATGCCTGAGGGGCTGAAGGTCGTGCGCGTCGATATCGATCCGACCGAAATGGTGCGGCTGAAGCCCGATGTCGGACTGGTGACGGAGTCTGCGGCCGGCATCCGGGCGCTGATTGACGAACTCAAGGGGTTGCCTGAGCGCTCCTCACGCGAAGCCGAACTTGGAAAGCTGAAAGCCGATGCGGCGGAAGCCCTGAGCAGCGTTCAGCCGCAGGAAGGCTATCTGCGGGTGATCCGTGATGTGCTACCGCGCGACGGCTTCTTCGTCGAAGAGGTCTCGCAGGTCGGGTTCACCGCGCGGATGTGCTTCCCGGTTTACGCCGCCCGGCAATATGTCACCTGCGGCTATCAAGACAATCTCGGCTTCGGCTTCAACACCGCTCTCGGTGTGAAAGTCGCCAATCCCGACAAGGTGGTGATTTCCGTCTCCGGCGACGGCGGTTTCATGTTCGGAGTTCAGGAACTGGCGACAGCCAAACAGTTCGGCATCGCCGTTGTTGCGATCGTCTTCAACAATTCGGCCTATGGCAATGTGCGCCGCGACCAGCAGACGGTCTACGGCAATCGGCTGCTTGGCGCGGATCTCGAAAACCCCGACTTCGTCGCGCTCGCGCAATCATTTGGCGTCATGGCGATGAAAGCCGACAGTCCGGAAGACCTTCGCGGCAAGCTGGCCGAGGCAGTGCAGGCCAATGAACCTGTGGTGATCGAAGTGAGCATCCCGCGCGGTTCGGACACTTCGCCCTGGCCGTTCATCCACCCGGCACCTTTGAAATAG
- a CDS encoding sugar phosphorylase, translating into MSALTPKKTPKRLREGLLHLLQSVYPDHDTKDLLERVLTAFWPGDEPPRPRGRPPGNTLWSEKDSYVITYGNSFINGEHKPLDLLYDFLDTRLRGVATGVHILPYFPYTSDDGFAVTDYYAVDSMLGAWEDVGRIAGQFRLMSDMVINHCSSQSVMFNAYRLGHSPYDKFFFEASPEDDLSMVVRPRAHPLLREVDTAQGPKHVWCTFSHDQVDFDFSNPEVLLEFLRILRFHVDRGVRTVRLDAVAFLWKEVGSPSIHLRQTHEVVRLLRLLADYCAQPLVLITETNVPNAENLSYFGNRNEAHVVYNFSLPPLLLHALLHGTSQHLNAWQMSMPPAQLGCTYFNFTASHDGIGMRPAEGLLSEEDIDSVIATAKRFGGLASMRTMPDGSTRTYEINIALFDALKGTVEGEDQWNIERFLCSQTIALGLEGIPGIYIHSLLGTGNDYEGVEKSGHNRAINRRRWHYPDLLAELEDSGSTHARIFQGLTSLMKLRSKQGAFHPNATQFTLQLGNQLFGFWRQSLDRSQSIFAIHNLTADEVAIPVMALNLIGGETWTDLISGDDISSMGRDIIFAPYQCRWITN; encoded by the coding sequence ATGTCGGCTTTGACACCCAAAAAAACACCGAAGCGTTTGCGGGAAGGGCTGCTGCATCTGTTGCAATCAGTCTACCCCGATCACGACACGAAGGACCTTCTCGAACGCGTGCTCACCGCCTTCTGGCCCGGCGATGAGCCGCCACGGCCCCGCGGACGGCCGCCGGGCAACACCTTGTGGAGTGAAAAGGACAGCTATGTCATCACCTATGGCAACAGCTTCATAAATGGCGAGCACAAGCCATTGGATCTGCTCTATGATTTCCTCGACACACGGCTGCGGGGCGTCGCTACCGGTGTCCACATCCTGCCCTATTTCCCCTACACCTCCGATGATGGTTTCGCCGTAACCGACTATTATGCGGTCGACAGCATGCTGGGCGCCTGGGAAGATGTCGGGCGCATCGCGGGACAGTTCCGGCTGATGTCGGACATGGTGATCAATCATTGCTCGAGCCAGAGCGTTATGTTCAACGCATACCGGCTCGGCCATTCCCCCTATGACAAGTTCTTCTTCGAGGCCTCGCCGGAGGATGACCTGTCGATGGTGGTGCGGCCCCGGGCCCACCCGCTGCTGCGTGAGGTGGACACCGCCCAAGGCCCCAAACATGTCTGGTGCACATTCAGCCATGATCAGGTGGATTTCGACTTCTCCAACCCCGAGGTGCTGCTCGAGTTCCTGCGGATCCTGCGCTTCCATGTCGACCGGGGTGTGCGGACCGTGCGCCTCGACGCGGTCGCCTTCCTTTGGAAGGAGGTCGGCTCGCCCTCGATCCATTTGCGGCAGACCCATGAGGTCGTCCGGCTGCTGCGGCTGCTTGCGGACTATTGCGCGCAGCCGCTGGTCCTGATCACCGAAACCAATGTGCCCAATGCGGAGAACCTGAGCTATTTCGGCAACCGCAACGAAGCCCATGTGGTTTACAATTTCTCGCTGCCGCCGCTGTTGCTGCATGCTCTTCTTCACGGCACCTCGCAGCATCTCAATGCCTGGCAGATGTCGATGCCGCCGGCACAGCTTGGCTGCACCTATTTCAATTTCACCGCCTCCCATGACGGCATCGGCATGCGCCCCGCGGAAGGGCTGTTGAGCGAGGAGGACATCGACAGCGTGATCGCCACCGCCAAGCGTTTCGGCGGTCTGGCGTCGATGCGGACCATGCCCGATGGCAGCACCCGGACCTACGAGATCAACATCGCCTTGTTTGACGCGCTCAAGGGCACCGTGGAGGGCGAGGATCAGTGGAACATAGAGCGGTTCCTGTGCAGCCAGACCATCGCTCTGGGGCTCGAGGGCATTCCCGGCATCTACATTCACTCGCTGCTCGGCACCGGCAACGATTATGAAGGTGTCGAGAAATCCGGTCACAACCGCGCCATCAACCGGCGGCGCTGGCACTATCCCGATCTGCTTGCGGAACTCGAGGATTCGGGGAGCACCCACGCGCGGATCTTCCAGGGCCTGACATCCCTGATGAAGCTGCGCAGCAAACAGGGCGCGTTTCATCCCAATGCCACGCAGTTCACGCTTCAACTGGGGAACCAGCTGTTCGGGTTCTGGCGCCAGAGTCTCGACCGGTCGCAGAGCATTTTCGCGATTCACAACCTGACCGCCGATGAGGTGGCCATTCCGGTGATGGCGCTCAACCTGATCGGCGGGGAAACCTGGACCGACCTGATTTCCGGCGATGACATCAGCTCGATGGGCCGTGACATCATTTTTGCACCCTATCAATGCCGCTGGATAACAAACTGA
- a CDS encoding aldehyde dehydrogenase family protein: protein MRAHGAGKRRNVDADTQEIGAGSSALIGPLSNKMQFDKIVELVEDARSKGAYILTGGEKPDGNGYIYPLTIIADATDDMRVVAEEQFGPILPVIRYSKLDDTIAKANALEVGLGASAWGNDPEEAAKVARKLVAGTRWVNRHGVLNPTVPMGGVKQSGIGVEFGEEGLREYTTVQILSMAK, encoded by the coding sequence ATGCGCGCGCATGGGGCCGGCAAAAGGCGTAACGTCGATGCCGACACCCAGGAAATTGGCGCCGGCAGTTCTGCGCTGATCGGTCCGCTATCGAACAAGATGCAGTTCGACAAGATCGTCGAACTGGTCGAGGATGCGAGGTCAAAGGGAGCATACATTCTGACCGGTGGCGAGAAACCCGATGGCAACGGCTACATTTACCCGCTGACCATCATTGCGGATGCCACGGACGACATGCGTGTGGTTGCCGAAGAGCAATTCGGGCCGATCCTGCCGGTGATCCGTTACAGCAAGCTTGATGACACGATTGCGAAAGCCAATGCTCTGGAAGTCGGGCTTGGGGCTTCGGCCTGGGGCAATGATCCGGAAGAGGCGGCAAAGGTGGCGCGCAAGCTCGTCGCCGGGACTCGCTGGGTCAACCGGCACGGGGTTCTCAACCCGACGGTTCCGATGGGCGGAGTGAAGCAGTCCGGCATTGGCGTCGAGTTCGGCGAAGAAGGCTTGCGCGAATACACCACCGTCCAGATACTCAGCATGGCAAAGTAG
- a CDS encoding crotonase/enoyl-CoA hydratase family protein, producing the protein MTSSSDILLVTTDGPVATLTMNRPAKRNAMCDELLDALEAFFAAPLEGVKAVILTGTAGHYCSGLDLSEHVSRDAEGTMRHSRNWHRVMDIIQFSGLPVVSAMFGAVIGGGLELATSTHVRIAEPSTIFQLPEGMRGIFVGGGATVRVGRIIGADRMCEMMLTGRKYNAEEGLALGLTHYTVGEGEAMALAQKLAGKIANNASLSNYMMIQAISRISDMSKSDGLFAESLCAAVSQTSADAEEGLKSFLEKRRPVFR; encoded by the coding sequence ATGACCAGTTCCAGCGACATTCTGCTGGTGACGACCGACGGACCGGTTGCCACTCTGACCATGAACCGCCCGGCCAAGCGCAACGCCATGTGCGATGAGTTGCTTGACGCGCTGGAGGCCTTTTTTGCTGCGCCGCTTGAAGGCGTCAAGGCCGTGATCCTGACTGGAACTGCAGGGCATTACTGCTCCGGCCTTGATCTCTCCGAGCATGTGTCACGCGATGCGGAAGGCACCATGCGTCATTCGCGCAACTGGCACCGGGTGATGGACATCATCCAGTTTTCCGGCCTTCCGGTTGTCTCGGCGATGTTTGGAGCGGTCATCGGTGGCGGGCTAGAGCTTGCCACATCTACCCATGTGCGGATTGCCGAGCCCTCGACCATTTTCCAGCTGCCCGAAGGCATGCGCGGCATCTTTGTCGGCGGCGGCGCGACCGTTCGTGTCGGCCGGATCATCGGTGCCGACCGAATGTGCGAGATGATGCTGACCGGACGAAAATACAATGCCGAGGAAGGCCTGGCGCTCGGACTGACCCACTACACAGTCGGCGAGGGCGAAGCCATGGCTTTGGCGCAGAAGCTGGCCGGCAAGATCGCCAACAATGCCAGCCTCTCCAATTACATGATGATCCAGGCGATCAGCCGGATCTCCGACATGTCGAAGTCGGACGGGCTGTTTGCTGAAAGCCTCTGCGCCGCTGTCTCGCAGACCAGCGCTGATGCGGAAGAGGGCTTGAAGTCATTCCTCGAAAAACGCCGTCCGGTGTTCCGATAG
- a CDS encoding SDR family NAD(P)-dependent oxidoreductase — protein MNLNGTIALVTGAGSGLGEATARRLAQAGARVAVLDLSLDAASRVASEIGGVALAADVSNVSDVEAVFEQAIQSLGGAPRVVVSCAGIGTASRILPRDGSLTTGIFDRTIRVNLMGTYAVMNVAARAMAAAEPVDEDGARGVIVNTASVAFEDGQIGQVAYSASKGGVVSMTLPAARELARFGIRVVAIAPGLFETGMSAGLPDDVRGDILKNVPFPSRMGLPAEYAQLVQQIVENTMLNGCVIRLDGAARMPAK, from the coding sequence ATGAATTTGAACGGAACCATCGCGCTTGTTACCGGAGCCGGCAGTGGCCTTGGCGAGGCCACAGCCAGACGTCTGGCTCAGGCCGGCGCGCGCGTCGCCGTGCTTGATCTTTCGCTTGATGCGGCAAGCCGTGTCGCCAGTGAAATCGGCGGGGTGGCGCTTGCTGCCGATGTTTCCAATGTGTCCGATGTGGAGGCTGTCTTCGAGCAGGCAATCCAGTCGTTGGGCGGTGCGCCTCGCGTGGTCGTCTCCTGCGCCGGGATCGGCACGGCTTCGCGCATCCTGCCGCGCGACGGCTCCCTGACAACCGGGATCTTTGATCGCACGATCCGCGTCAACCTGATGGGCACCTACGCAGTGATGAATGTCGCAGCCCGTGCAATGGCGGCTGCCGAACCTGTCGACGAGGATGGCGCGCGCGGCGTGATCGTGAACACGGCATCGGTGGCGTTCGAGGACGGGCAAATCGGCCAGGTAGCCTATTCCGCCTCCAAGGGCGGCGTGGTGTCGATGACACTGCCGGCAGCGCGGGAGCTGGCGCGGTTCGGGATCCGGGTCGTCGCCATCGCGCCGGGCCTGTTTGAAACCGGCATGAGTGCCGGACTGCCTGATGATGTTCGCGGGGATATTCTCAAGAATGTACCTTTCCCGAGCCGGATGGGCTTGCCTGCCGAATATGCGCAGCTGGTCCAGCAGATTGTTGAAAACACCATGCTGAACGGATGTGTTATCCGTCTGGACGGTGCCGCCCGTATGCCCGCCAAATAG
- a CDS encoding feruloyl-CoA synthase: protein MKDNTTGLTLVPHAVNIERRAQDLLMTSPTACDPVVSNAGVWLDKWADEAPSRVFLAERSNEGWREMGYAEVRDAVHAIASSLVARGMDGSTPIVIMSGNSIDHALLSLAAQYAGIPTVPLAEQYSLITEAHERLVYVLNKIKPAMAFVDNASRYGAAISRPELAGVEIIASRTEGAPGAVTPFNELLRGDAGIDLASVHAKVGPDTLAKVLFTSGSSSEPKGVLTTQRMMCTNQAQMASVLPFLKERPPRIMDWLPWNHVFGGSHNTLMMLAHGGSLYIDNGKPTSSGFPLTVENIIEKPGTLSFNVPVGFAMLVQEMETNMALRNAYFRDLDMLFYAGASLPQDVWTRLEEMAIEVRGRLPLMISSWGMTETAPATIMVYEPIGRSGVIGLPLPDTEIKLIPDDDMRCELRVKGPNVMSGYWGDEEKSAAAFDEEGFLITGDAVRFVDADDPERGLVFDGRVSEDFKLLTGTWVQAGRLRLEVLEQLRGVVQDVVICGHDRGEIGLFVFPKPDQVHGPTTSKGAVIDPDLQVAIELRLRAMARASSGSAKRIARAIILAEPPSLKDGEITDKGSLNVRKIITRRADILERLYDNQDPALIRV from the coding sequence ATGAAAGACAACACAACCGGGCTGACACTGGTGCCCCACGCGGTAAACATCGAGCGGCGTGCGCAAGACCTGCTGATGACCAGCCCGACTGCCTGTGACCCGGTGGTGTCCAACGCCGGTGTCTGGCTCGACAAATGGGCGGATGAGGCCCCGTCTCGCGTCTTTCTCGCTGAACGGTCAAACGAAGGCTGGCGTGAGATGGGCTATGCGGAGGTCCGCGATGCTGTCCACGCCATCGCCTCGAGCCTTGTGGCGCGCGGGATGGATGGCTCGACCCCGATCGTGATCATGTCCGGCAACAGCATTGACCACGCGCTGCTTTCGCTCGCTGCGCAATATGCGGGAATCCCGACGGTCCCGCTTGCCGAGCAATATTCGCTGATCACCGAAGCGCATGAGCGTCTTGTCTATGTGCTCAACAAGATCAAGCCGGCGATGGCGTTTGTCGACAATGCTTCGCGCTATGGTGCGGCGATTTCGCGCCCCGAGCTGGCTGGCGTGGAGATCATTGCCAGCCGGACCGAAGGCGCACCTGGTGCGGTCACGCCTTTCAATGAATTGCTGCGCGGTGATGCCGGAATCGATCTGGCCAGCGTTCATGCCAAAGTCGGCCCCGACACTTTGGCCAAGGTCCTCTTCACCTCCGGTTCGTCCTCTGAGCCGAAAGGGGTTCTGACAACCCAGCGGATGATGTGCACAAACCAGGCGCAGATGGCCAGCGTGTTGCCTTTTCTCAAGGAGAGGCCGCCGCGGATCATGGACTGGTTGCCCTGGAACCATGTCTTTGGCGGCTCGCACAACACGTTGATGATGCTCGCCCATGGCGGCAGTCTCTACATCGACAATGGCAAGCCAACCAGTTCGGGCTTTCCTCTCACCGTCGAGAACATCATCGAAAAGCCGGGCACGCTGTCTTTCAACGTGCCTGTTGGCTTTGCCATGCTGGTGCAGGAGATGGAAACCAACATGGCACTCCGCAATGCTTATTTCCGCGATTTGGACATGCTGTTTTACGCTGGCGCATCCTTGCCGCAGGATGTCTGGACCCGCCTTGAAGAAATGGCGATTGAAGTGCGCGGCAGGCTGCCCTTGATGATTTCCAGCTGGGGCATGACCGAAACCGCGCCTGCCACAATCATGGTCTACGAACCGATCGGCCGTTCCGGGGTGATCGGCCTGCCGTTGCCCGACACCGAGATCAAGCTCATCCCCGATGACGACATGCGCTGCGAATTGCGTGTCAAAGGCCCCAATGTCATGTCCGGCTACTGGGGTGACGAAGAAAAATCGGCAGCCGCCTTTGACGAGGAAGGCTTCCTGATCACCGGTGATGCGGTGCGGTTCGTCGATGCCGATGATCCCGAACGCGGTCTGGTTTTTGATGGACGCGTCTCCGAGGACTTCAAGCTGCTGACCGGGACCTGGGTCCAGGCGGGCAGGCTCCGGTTGGAGGTGCTCGAGCAGCTCCGCGGTGTTGTGCAGGATGTTGTGATCTGTGGCCATGACCGGGGCGAGATCGGGCTGTTCGTGTTCCCGAAACCGGATCAGGTCCATGGCCCGACGACATCGAAAGGCGCTGTTATCGATCCAGATCTTCAAGTCGCCATCGAACTGCGCCTGCGTGCAATGGCCAGGGCGTCTTCCGGTTCAGCCAAGCGGATCGCGCGGGCCATCATTCTTGCCGAACCGCCAAGTCTTAAGGATGGGGAGATCACCGACAAGGGCTCGCTCAATGTTCGCAAGATCATCACCCGCCGCGCCGACATTCTCGAGCGGCTTTATGACAACCAGGACCCGGCTTTGATCCGGGTGTGA
- a CDS encoding 4-hydroxyphenyl-beta-ketoacyl-CoA hydrolase gives MVDFSKVRAIDTHTHAEEPCGCHADDGYDDLQTTMAKYFGAPWEHPPTIPETAAHYREMNIAAVIFPVDAERETGFRRYNNYEVAEACAKESDILIPFASIDPHKGKLGAREALDLVKNHGVQGFKFHPTMQGFYPNDRMAYDLYEAIAETGKPALFHTGQTGVGSGMRGGNGMRLKYSNPMYIDDLAVDFPDMPIILAHPSFPWQEEALSIATHKPNVYIDLSGWSPKYFPPILIRYANTLLKKKMLFGSDWPMIAPEKWLDAFDKADFKDEVRPLILKENAMRLLGVSETD, from the coding sequence ATGGTAGATTTTTCAAAGGTCCGTGCGATCGACACCCACACCCATGCGGAAGAACCCTGTGGTTGCCACGCGGACGACGGCTATGACGATCTGCAGACCACGATGGCCAAGTATTTTGGCGCTCCCTGGGAACATCCGCCGACCATTCCCGAAACCGCGGCGCATTACCGCGAGATGAACATCGCGGCGGTGATCTTTCCTGTCGATGCAGAGCGCGAGACCGGTTTTCGCCGCTACAACAATTACGAAGTCGCCGAGGCCTGCGCCAAGGAAAGTGACATCCTGATCCCCTTTGCCTCGATCGACCCGCACAAGGGCAAGCTTGGCGCGCGCGAAGCGCTTGACCTGGTCAAGAACCACGGTGTCCAGGGATTTAAGTTTCACCCGACCATGCAGGGCTTCTACCCCAATGACCGCATGGCCTATGATCTCTACGAGGCGATCGCGGAAACCGGAAAGCCGGCGCTGTTTCACACCGGCCAGACCGGTGTCGGCTCCGGCATGCGCGGCGGCAACGGGATGCGGCTCAAATATTCAAACCCGATGTACATCGATGATCTGGCCGTCGACTTCCCCGACATGCCGATCATCCTCGCTCATCCGTCATTCCCGTGGCAGGAAGAGGCGCTTTCCATCGCCACTCACAAACCCAATGTCTATATCGACCTTTCCGGCTGGTCCCCGAAATACTTCCCGCCGATCCTCATCCGCTATGCCAACACGCTTCTGAAGAAGAAGATGCTGTTCGGCTCCGACTGGCCGATGATCGCGCCGGAAAAGTGGCTGGACGCATTCGACAAGGCGGATTTCAAGGATGAGGTGCGGCCCCTGATCCTCAAGGAAAACGCCATGCGGCTGTTGGGCGTATCCGAAACGGATTGA
- a CDS encoding LysR family transcriptional regulator, whose amino-acid sequence MDRFTNISTLQAFVTVAREGSVSKAAEIQNLTQPAVSHQLKRLSEETGITLFRRTATGLQITQDGAAILQKAEQVLAAMNEFHRSARLQLGRVEGKLKIGTIVDPEFIRLGRLLGQLRDEYPDITTELIHGVSGDILNQIKRGRIDAGFYLSAPETFDHHDGDEPVHAEKLADFSYRVIAPAGWQGRVENASWSDLAELPWIGTPEVSVHNRLLATIFEKHGCKQNVVALVDQEASMLEMVRAGVGLSLCRESIALHQRQSFGIAVCNSVSVPACLSIATLERRKDTPVVSALFSLLESTWG is encoded by the coding sequence ATGGACCGATTTACAAACATCAGCACCCTTCAGGCCTTCGTCACGGTCGCACGTGAAGGCAGCGTGTCGAAGGCAGCCGAAATCCAGAATCTGACCCAGCCCGCGGTCAGCCATCAGCTAAAACGGCTGAGCGAGGAGACCGGGATCACGCTGTTCCGCCGAACCGCCACCGGCCTTCAGATCACCCAGGATGGCGCCGCGATCTTGCAGAAGGCGGAGCAGGTGCTGGCAGCGATGAACGAGTTCCACCGCAGCGCCCGCCTGCAGCTGGGGCGCGTTGAAGGCAAATTGAAGATCGGAACCATCGTTGACCCCGAGTTCATTCGCCTTGGCCGATTGCTTGGCCAACTCAGGGATGAGTATCCGGACATCACCACAGAGCTCATTCACGGTGTCAGTGGCGACATTCTCAATCAGATCAAACGCGGCCGGATTGATGCAGGCTTTTACCTCAGCGCACCGGAAACCTTCGATCACCACGATGGGGACGAACCGGTCCATGCCGAAAAACTTGCCGATTTTTCCTACCGTGTGATCGCACCAGCCGGCTGGCAGGGGCGGGTTGAGAATGCCAGTTGGAGTGACCTGGCTGAATTGCCATGGATCGGAACGCCCGAGGTCTCGGTACACAACCGGTTGCTAGCGACCATCTTCGAGAAACACGGCTGCAAGCAGAATGTCGTTGCACTGGTCGACCAGGAAGCTTCGATGCTGGAAATGGTCCGTGCAGGCGTCGGTCTGAGCCTGTGCCGTGAATCGATCGCCCTTCACCAAAGGCAGTCCTTTGGCATTGCGGTGTGCAACTCGGTCTCAGTCCCGGCCTGCCTCAGCATCGCCACGCTGGAACGCCGCAAAGACACTCCGGTGGTGTCGGCTCTTTTCAGCCTTCTGGAAAGCACCTGGGGGTAG
- a CDS encoding MarR family winged helix-turn-helix transcriptional regulator translates to MKKRATDTAGNEEPLAQTHLRQFVGYEMKLAYLLIQNDMMRVLKPTGLRIVTFSALGIVVENPDISQTQLAQALQIERSGVVVIVDELENADLISRNKVEGDRRSYALRATLKGRKLWNRTEKLVHEHEDGILSGLSAVERETLKALLGRIIEDNRKS, encoded by the coding sequence ATGAAAAAGCGCGCAACCGATACGGCAGGAAATGAAGAGCCATTGGCGCAGACACATCTTCGCCAGTTTGTCGGCTATGAGATGAAGCTCGCCTATCTTCTCATCCAGAACGATATGATGCGCGTTCTCAAGCCAACCGGGTTGAGGATCGTGACCTTTTCCGCGCTCGGCATTGTGGTCGAGAACCCGGATATCTCACAGACACAGCTGGCTCAGGCACTGCAGATCGAGCGCTCCGGCGTGGTCGTCATTGTTGATGAGCTGGAAAATGCCGATCTGATTTCGCGCAACAAGGTTGAAGGTGATCGTCGGTCCTATGCGCTGCGAGCGACATTGAAGGGCCGCAAGCTCTGGAACCGGACCGAGAAGCTGGTTCATGAGCATGAAGACGGCATCCTCTCGGGATTGTCTGCGGTGGAGCGCGAGACACTCAAAGCACTGCTTGGCCGGATCATCGAAGACAATCGCAAGAGCTGA
- a CDS encoding HAD-IIB family hydrolase translates to MPLDNKLTRSAMPAIRHDRLIVFTDLDGTLLDHETYSHAAAGAALAALKSHGVPLVLASSKTASEIAPLRAELGFEHCQAIVENGAGILEAHQTGDGSDQVHQRLLDALVELPPALRSCFEGFSDWSDEEVASRTHLPLDQARMAKQRQFSEPGLWSGGETERDQFKALLKKRGITALQGGRFMTLSFGSDKAQRMIDIIARHSSPGYKPFAVALGDAGNDIKMLESADLGFIIPNSSHGGIGQLAGEASGRIIRETAEGPAGWNHAVLGLLKTSSNT, encoded by the coding sequence ATGCCGCTGGATAACAAACTGACCCGCTCCGCAATGCCAGCAATCCGTCACGACCGGCTGATCGTGTTCACCGATCTGGATGGCACGCTGCTCGATCACGAGACCTATTCCCATGCCGCCGCCGGCGCGGCGCTGGCCGCGCTCAAGAGCCACGGCGTGCCGCTTGTCCTCGCCTCAAGCAAGACCGCAAGCGAGATTGCGCCCTTGCGCGCGGAACTGGGTTTTGAGCATTGCCAAGCGATTGTCGAGAACGGTGCCGGCATTCTCGAAGCGCATCAAACCGGTGACGGGTCGGACCAGGTTCACCAACGCCTTCTGGATGCACTCGTCGAACTTCCACCGGCGCTTCGCAGCTGCTTTGAGGGGTTCTCCGACTGGAGCGATGAAGAGGTGGCAAGCCGCACCCACCTGCCGCTCGATCAGGCGCGAATGGCCAAACAGCGTCAATTCTCCGAACCGGGCCTCTGGTCTGGCGGCGAGACGGAGCGCGATCAGTTCAAGGCCTTGTTGAAAAAACGGGGGATCACGGCCTTGCAGGGCGGTCGTTTCATGACATTGTCATTTGGCAGCGACAAGGCTCAACGTATGATCGATATCATCGCGCGCCATTCCAGCCCCGGATACAAACCCTTCGCTGTCGCACTGGGAGATGCGGGCAATGACATCAAGATGCTGGAGAGCGCCGATCTTGGTTTCATCATCCCCAATTCCAGCCACGGCGGCATCGGACAACTTGCCGGAGAGGCGAGCGGCAGGATAATTCGCGAGACCGCCGAGGGGCCTGCCGGTTGGAACCACGCTGTGCTTGGGCTATTGAAGACATCCAGCAATACCTAG